The following proteins are encoded in a genomic region of [Eubacterium] hominis:
- a CDS encoding 5-methyltetrahydrofolate--homocysteine methyltransferase produces the protein MERLMPDIPFDEVLHYLGCKEADEHLTNQIQTQIKRVKELAKPKVVYHISTIHGYDNDLKIPLHGKDIRELLKTCDQVIFMAATLGTAIDVEAKRLSLKDMGDMLVFDAVCNAGIEAFANDFQEELAQKYAKQHRYLTDRFSCGYGDLRIDIQKTFCERLDTKRKIGLFVNESSLLIPLKSITAMIGISDKKQEKRISGCAYCDLKDTCELRKRGNRCGA, from the coding sequence ATGGAAAGATTGATGCCGGATATTCCATTTGATGAGGTATTACATTATCTTGGATGTAAAGAAGCAGATGAACATTTAACAAATCAGATACAGACACAAATCAAACGTGTTAAAGAACTAGCAAAGCCAAAGGTGGTGTATCATATCTCTACGATACATGGATATGATAATGATTTGAAAATCCCATTACATGGCAAAGATATCAGAGAATTATTGAAAACCTGTGATCAGGTGATCTTTATGGCTGCCACTCTTGGAACTGCAATCGATGTGGAAGCAAAACGTTTATCCTTAAAAGATATGGGAGATATGCTGGTATTTGATGCAGTATGTAATGCAGGTATTGAAGCATTCGCAAATGATTTTCAGGAAGAACTGGCACAGAAATATGCTAAGCAGCATCGTTATTTAACCGATCGTTTTTCCTGTGGCTATGGAGATTTACGCATCGATATACAGAAAACCTTTTGTGAACGTCTGGATACCAAACGTAAAATCGGTTTGTTTGTGAATGAATCTTCCTTATTGATCCCGCTAAAATCCATTACTGCGATGATAGGGATATCAGATAAAAAGCAGGAAAAGCGCATCAGTGGGTGTGCATACTGTGATTTAAAAGATACATGTGAGTTAAGAAAGAGAGGGAATCGTTGTGGAGCGTAA
- a CDS encoding homocysteine S-methyltransferase family protein, with protein MGTQLQANGLKPGELPEAFMFEHEELLMKLHRNYIESGAQIIYANTFGANRKKLEKCPYSVEEVIMKAVELAKKAANGKARVALDLGPIGELLEPNGYLSFEEAYDIFKQQIIAGVKAGVDLVVFETMSDLMEIKAAILAAKENSDMEIFVTMSFEHDGRTFTGCSVESFGITATRLGVDALGINCSLGPAEILPIARRLAKVTPLPLIIKANAGLPDPMSNTYDMDAQSFASQMKAYEELPVRYVGGCCGTTPAFIKALTETLVSTCSESLYEEAGYTCSPTKCLKLDDVHVIGERINPTGNKRMKEALRHQNMDEILSIAMEEVEGGADILDVNVGLPGIDEKSMMVKVIKELQTVIDVPLQIDTTNTEVMEAALRIYNGIPIVNSCNGEEANMQAILPLIKKYGANVIGLTLDEKGIPETKEKRLEIGKRITACAQAYGIEKQRVFLDCLTLTVSAQQDQAKQTLQTLTAIRKELGVQSVLGVSNISFGLPQRSILNQHFLTMALSAGLTMPIINPNQKVMMDAIRAYRVLSGLDKDCMAYVEAYANMSNQPVTQTSNKEVTLMEAVCKGLKDETRQLTIEALKEKEPLDIVNEQLIPALDIVGERYEKKEIYLPGLINAATASQCAFEEIRKSILKSGAESISKGKIILATVKGDVHDIGKNIVKVVLENYGFTVIDLGKDVPVETIVETAIQENVYLIGLSALMTTTLASMEATIQALHDAKHPCKIMVGGAVVSEEYAKKIHADYYAKDAKQSADIAKEVFQC; from the coding sequence ATGGGTACCCAGCTACAGGCGAATGGTTTAAAACCAGGAGAATTACCAGAAGCATTTATGTTTGAACATGAAGAACTGCTTATGAAGCTTCATAGAAATTATATTGAAAGTGGCGCCCAGATTATTTATGCTAATACCTTTGGCGCAAATCGTAAGAAACTTGAAAAATGTCCATATAGTGTAGAAGAAGTGATTATGAAGGCTGTTGAGCTTGCGAAAAAGGCCGCAAATGGAAAGGCCAGAGTTGCTCTTGATCTTGGACCTATTGGAGAGCTGTTAGAGCCAAATGGCTATTTAAGCTTTGAAGAAGCGTATGATATCTTTAAACAACAAATTATCGCAGGAGTAAAGGCAGGTGTAGATCTGGTTGTTTTTGAAACAATGAGTGATCTGATGGAAATTAAAGCGGCGATACTTGCCGCAAAAGAAAACAGTGATATGGAAATCTTTGTGACAATGAGTTTTGAACATGATGGAAGAACATTTACCGGATGTAGTGTGGAAAGCTTTGGAATTACTGCCACAAGACTTGGCGTAGATGCCCTTGGCATCAACTGTTCCTTAGGACCAGCCGAAATATTGCCAATTGCCAGACGATTAGCTAAGGTGACACCCCTTCCTTTAATCATTAAAGCAAATGCAGGACTGCCAGATCCTATGAGCAATACGTATGATATGGATGCACAAAGCTTTGCAAGTCAGATGAAAGCTTATGAAGAACTGCCTGTTCGCTATGTGGGAGGATGTTGTGGCACAACACCAGCCTTTATTAAGGCACTAACAGAAACACTTGTTTCTACCTGCTCCGAAAGTTTATATGAAGAAGCAGGCTACACCTGTTCACCTACAAAATGCCTGAAACTAGATGATGTGCATGTGATTGGAGAACGTATCAATCCTACAGGAAATAAGCGAATGAAAGAGGCTTTGCGCCATCAGAATATGGATGAAATTTTATCCATTGCGATGGAAGAAGTAGAAGGTGGCGCTGATATTTTAGATGTTAACGTAGGATTGCCTGGTATCGATGAAAAAAGCATGATGGTAAAAGTCATCAAAGAATTACAGACGGTAATTGATGTTCCTTTACAGATTGATACAACGAATACAGAAGTCATGGAAGCAGCATTACGGATTTATAATGGTATCCCTATCGTAAATTCTTGTAATGGGGAAGAAGCCAATATGCAGGCAATCTTGCCACTCATAAAAAAATATGGCGCCAATGTCATCGGTTTGACACTGGATGAAAAAGGTATTCCAGAAACAAAAGAAAAACGTTTAGAAATTGGAAAGCGCATCACTGCATGTGCACAAGCCTATGGAATTGAAAAACAACGTGTGTTTTTAGATTGTTTAACACTAACAGTATCCGCCCAACAGGATCAGGCAAAACAAACATTACAGACATTAACTGCTATTCGCAAAGAACTGGGTGTACAAAGCGTACTCGGTGTCAGTAACATCTCCTTTGGGCTGCCGCAGCGTAGTATATTAAACCAGCATTTTCTAACGATGGCACTATCCGCAGGCTTAACAATGCCAATCATCAATCCTAATCAAAAAGTAATGATGGACGCAATCCGTGCGTATCGTGTATTATCTGGATTAGATAAAGACTGTATGGCGTATGTTGAGGCGTATGCCAATATGAGCAATCAACCAGTAACACAAACATCAAATAAAGAAGTCACACTTATGGAGGCGGTATGTAAAGGATTGAAAGATGAAACACGTCAATTGACCATCGAAGCATTAAAAGAAAAAGAACCATTGGATATCGTTAATGAACAATTGATTCCGGCTTTGGATATCGTTGGGGAACGCTATGAGAAAAAAGAAATCTATCTGCCAGGACTGATCAATGCGGCAACTGCCAGTCAGTGTGCATTTGAAGAAATACGAAAAAGTATTTTAAAAAGCGGTGCTGAAAGTATTTCCAAAGGAAAGATTATACTTGCGACTGTCAAAGGAGATGTCCATGATATCGGTAAAAATATCGTAAAAGTAGTATTAGAAAACTATGGCTTTACAGTCATTGACTTAGGCAAGGATGTACCAGTTGAAACAATTGTGGAAACTGCCATTCAGGAAAATGTTTATCTGATTGGATTAAGTGCATTGATGACGACAACATTAGCATCCATGGAGGCAACCATCCAGGCACTACATGACGCAAAACATCCATGTAAGATTATGGTAGGCGGTGCTGTTGTCAGTGAAGAATATGCGAAAAAAATCCATGCGGATTATTACGCAAAAGACGCAAAACAAAGCGCAGACATCGCAAAGGAGGTATTCCAATGTTAG
- a CDS encoding DUF1963 domain-containing protein has protein sequence MKKKLLWMIAVSLLLTSCSKKQEPPVQKELTKEDISIAEEQGKQVGLEMLKNSEKETAYIMVAEDGNANVYDTKIGGTPYLPPDFDYPYDREAGMENQPLIMLAQFNFSQFPKNDRFPDHGILQIYISGSHGANMYGYHYENPSNDESFRVIYFDDIETDETKLQSPPKIENDEEFPLQPMDTCIKIKIEEKSYPTIPEMEDFSDIMASTYQKLYHKDLDSNPASVYLSSAVYDTLGYTPSRMSGHPYYMQGDPRSELDALVYDEVLALFQPDLSDHFMFADGGCAVFMINHEDLINHDFSDVYYTWDCF, from the coding sequence ATGAAAAAGAAACTCTTATGGATGATCGCTGTTAGTTTATTATTGACAAGCTGTTCAAAAAAACAAGAACCGCCAGTACAAAAAGAACTAACGAAAGAAGATATTTCCATAGCTGAAGAACAGGGAAAACAAGTAGGCTTAGAGATGTTGAAGAATTCAGAAAAAGAAACTGCCTATATCATGGTGGCAGAAGATGGAAATGCTAATGTTTATGATACAAAGATTGGTGGTACACCATATTTACCACCTGATTTTGATTATCCATATGATCGAGAAGCTGGTATGGAGAATCAGCCGTTAATCATGCTGGCACAATTCAATTTCTCCCAATTCCCAAAGAACGATCGTTTTCCTGATCATGGTATTTTGCAAATATATATATCTGGAAGTCATGGCGCCAATATGTATGGGTATCATTATGAAAATCCCAGCAATGATGAATCATTCCGTGTGATTTATTTTGATGATATAGAAACAGATGAAACAAAGCTTCAATCACCGCCAAAGATTGAAAATGATGAAGAATTCCCATTACAGCCAATGGATACCTGTATTAAAATCAAGATTGAAGAAAAGTCATATCCGACCATTCCTGAAATGGAAGATTTTAGTGATATCATGGCATCAACATATCAAAAATTATATCATAAAGATTTAGATTCCAACCCAGCAAGTGTTTATTTAAGCAGTGCGGTTTATGATACCCTTGGCTATACGCCAAGTCGTATGAGTGGGCATCCTTATTATATGCAAGGAGATCCTAGAAGTGAGCTGGATGCATTGGTTTATGATGAAGTACTGGCATTATTTCAACCTGATCTAAGTGATCATTTTATGTTTGCGGATGGTGGCTGTGCCGTCTTTATGATCAACCACGAAGATTTAATAAATCATGATTTCTCTGATGTATATTATACATGGGACTGTTTTTAA
- a CDS encoding replication-associated recombination protein A has product MQQESLFEDKSDTPLASRLRPMSLDKFVGQKHLIGKGKVLYRLIEADRISSLIFWGPPGVGKTTLAMIIAHQTKARFINFSAVTSGVKEIKEVMKEAEVSRRLGEKTIVFVDEIHRFNKAQQDAFLPYVEKGSIILIGATTENPSFEINGALLSRCKVFVLQPLTREDLVELLQNAIHDEFGFKGDHVHIDDDMLYMIAGFANGDARTALNTLEMIVLNSEQKEDGIYVTKEIMEQCINQKSLLYDKKGEEHYNIISALHKSMRNSDVQASIYWLARMLEAGEDPLYVARRIVRFASEDIGMADSRALEICIAAYQACHYLGMPECSVHLTHAVTYCALAPKSNALYMAYEAAKKDALQTIAEPVPLQIRNAPTKLMADLHYGEGYQYAHDYDDKITNMKCLPDALLHAIYYEPTMQGSEQKVTQRMKQIEELRKRHK; this is encoded by the coding sequence ATGCAACAGGAATCTTTATTTGAAGATAAAAGTGATACTCCTTTAGCAAGCCGTTTACGCCCCATGAGTTTAGATAAATTTGTTGGTCAAAAGCATTTGATTGGAAAAGGTAAAGTATTGTATCGACTGATTGAAGCGGATCGTATATCTTCTTTAATATTCTGGGGTCCACCTGGGGTAGGAAAAACAACCCTTGCGATGATTATCGCTCATCAGACAAAGGCCCGCTTTATCAATTTTTCTGCGGTTACCAGTGGTGTAAAAGAAATCAAAGAAGTCATGAAAGAAGCGGAAGTAAGCCGTCGTTTAGGAGAAAAGACCATTGTTTTCGTAGATGAAATCCATCGTTTTAATAAAGCACAACAGGATGCTTTTCTTCCTTATGTGGAGAAAGGCAGTATCATTTTGATTGGTGCGACAACCGAAAATCCAAGCTTTGAGATCAATGGAGCGTTGTTATCCCGCTGTAAGGTATTTGTTTTACAACCTCTTACAAGAGAAGATCTTGTAGAGCTGCTTCAAAATGCCATACATGATGAATTTGGGTTTAAAGGTGACCATGTTCATATAGATGATGATATGTTGTATATGATTGCCGGATTTGCGAATGGCGATGCCAGAACAGCTTTGAATACCTTAGAAATGATCGTACTCAACAGTGAACAAAAAGAAGATGGTATTTATGTCACCAAAGAAATCATGGAACAATGTATCAATCAAAAAAGTCTGTTGTATGATAAAAAAGGAGAGGAGCATTATAATATCATTTCCGCTTTGCATAAAAGCATGCGTAATTCAGATGTACAGGCATCGATTTATTGGCTTGCCAGAATGTTAGAAGCTGGTGAGGATCCTTTATATGTCGCAAGAAGAATCGTACGCTTTGCCAGTGAAGATATAGGTATGGCAGATAGCCGTGCTTTAGAAATCTGTATTGCGGCTTATCAGGCATGTCATTATCTGGGGATGCCAGAATGCAGTGTGCATTTAACACATGCCGTTACTTATTGTGCACTTGCGCCAAAATCCAACGCTTTATATATGGCATATGAAGCTGCGAAAAAAGATGCTTTACAAACAATCGCAGAACCAGTACCTTTACAAATCCGTAATGCGCCAACCAAATTGATGGCTGATTTACATTATGGAGAAGGGTATCAATATGCACATGATTATGATGATAAAATCACAAATATGAAGTGTTTGCCAGATGCTTTATTACATGCAATCTATTATGAACCAACCATGCAGGGAAGTGAACAAAAGGTAACACAACGTATGAAGCAGATCGAGGAATTAAGAAAACGCCATAAATAA